Proteins from one Deinococcus actinosclerus genomic window:
- the guaA gene encoding glutamine-hydrolyzing GMP synthase, which yields MSVVILDFGSQFTRLIARRFRELGAYSVILPGSAPLERILQEKPQGIVLSGGPSSVYDEAAPKPAPGVLDLDVPVLGVCYGMQYLAQQAGGDVKRAGKREYGKADLTSYGGQLFEGIQGEFVAWMSHSDSVTQLPAGYEVVAQTADTPVTAIENRQTRRYGVQFHPEVVHTPKGGQLLANFLEICGVTRDWTAEHIIDELIADVRTQVGDGRVLLAISGGVDSSTLGLLLARAVGEKLTAVFIDHGLLRLGEREQVEAALKPLGVNLVTVDARAEFMAALDGVSDPEQKRKIIGREFIRAFEREARAYGPFDFLAQGTLYPDVIESAGGEGAANIKSHHNVGGLPDDLAFKLVEPFRTLFKDEVREIARLLGLPDHIRMRHPFPGPGLAIRCLGAISEEKLDILRRVDDIFISGLREFGLYDGCSQALAILTPIQSVGVMGDERTYSYTAALRAVTTDDFMTAEWARLPYEFLATMSNRIVNQVHEINRVVYDITGKPPATIEWE from the coding sequence ATGAGCGTCGTTATTCTGGATTTTGGCAGTCAATTCACGCGTCTGATCGCGCGCCGCTTCCGTGAACTCGGGGCGTACAGCGTGATCCTGCCCGGCAGCGCGCCCCTGGAGCGCATCCTGCAGGAGAAGCCGCAGGGGATCGTGCTGTCGGGCGGGCCCAGCAGCGTCTACGACGAGGCGGCCCCGAAGCCCGCGCCGGGCGTGCTGGATCTGGACGTACCGGTGCTGGGCGTGTGTTACGGCATGCAGTACCTCGCGCAGCAGGCGGGCGGGGACGTGAAGCGCGCCGGGAAGCGCGAGTACGGCAAGGCCGACCTGACCAGTTACGGCGGGCAGCTGTTCGAGGGCATCCAGGGTGAGTTCGTGGCCTGGATGAGCCACAGCGACTCGGTCACGCAGCTCCCGGCCGGGTATGAGGTCGTCGCGCAGACCGCGGACACCCCGGTCACCGCGATCGAGAACCGCCAGACGCGCCGCTACGGCGTGCAGTTCCACCCGGAAGTCGTGCACACGCCCAAGGGCGGGCAGCTGCTGGCGAATTTCCTGGAGATCTGCGGCGTGACGCGCGACTGGACCGCCGAGCACATCATCGATGAGCTGATCGCGGACGTGCGCACCCAGGTCGGGGACGGACGGGTGCTGCTGGCGATCAGCGGCGGCGTGGATTCCAGCACGCTGGGCCTGCTGCTCGCCAGGGCGGTCGGGGAGAAGCTGACGGCGGTGTTCATCGACCACGGCCTGCTGCGCCTGGGCGAGCGCGAGCAGGTCGAGGCGGCCCTGAAACCGCTGGGCGTGAACCTCGTGACGGTGGACGCCCGCGCGGAGTTCATGGCCGCGCTGGACGGCGTGTCCGACCCCGAGCAGAAGCGCAAGATCATCGGCCGGGAGTTCATCCGCGCCTTCGAACGCGAGGCCCGCGCGTACGGTCCCTTCGACTTCCTGGCGCAGGGCACCCTCTACCCGGACGTGATCGAGTCCGCCGGGGGCGAGGGCGCCGCGAACATCAAGAGCCACCACAACGTGGGCGGCCTGCCCGACGACCTAGCGTTCAAGCTGGTCGAGCCGTTCCGGACGCTGTTCAAGGACGAGGTCCGTGAGATCGCGCGCCTGCTGGGCCTGCCCGACCACATCCGCATGCGTCACCCCTTCCCGGGACCGGGGCTGGCGATCCGCTGCCTGGGCGCGATCAGCGAGGAGAAACTGGACATCCTGCGCCGCGTGGACGACATCTTCATCAGCGGCCTGCGCGAGTTCGGGCTGTATGACGGCTGCTCGCAGGCGCTGGCGATCCTCACGCCCATCCAGTCGGTCGGCGTGATGGGCGACGAGCGCACCTACTCGTACACGGCGGCGCTGCGGGCCGTGACCACCGACGACTTCATGACCGCCGAGTGGGCGCGCCTGCCGTACGAGTTCCTGGCGACCATGAGTAACCGCATCGTGAACCAGGTGCACGAGATCAACCGCGTGGTGTACGACATCACGGGCAAGCCGCCCGCCACCATCGAGTGGGAATGA
- a CDS encoding Mrp/NBP35 family ATP-binding protein, translating to MRDALMAALSTVNDPELHRDLVSLGMIEHASVDAGVAHVKVNLTTPACPLKGQIEHDVRAAALTVPGVQEAVITFGAMVRAAAQPALPGVKHVLLVGSGKGGVGKSSVAVNLAASLAMDGARVGLLDADVYGPSVAHMLGQSGAKVTANEERKMRPLDAHGVRFISMANLSPAGQALVWRGPMLHSAIQQFLKDAAWGDLDYLIVDLPPGTGDVQLSLTQTIQVTGAVIVTTPQDVALIDATRALDMFRKASVPVLGVIENMSYFVAPDTGVTYDIFGRGGSRKLGDHTPLGEIPLEVSVRQDADAGTPAVLAHPDSPAALALRQAARALAGQVSVRTLAHLPDQLTVV from the coding sequence ATGCGTGACGCCCTGATGGCCGCCCTGAGCACCGTGAACGACCCGGAACTCCACCGGGATCTCGTGTCACTGGGCATGATCGAGCACGCCAGCGTGGACGCGGGTGTGGCGCACGTGAAGGTGAACCTCACGACCCCGGCCTGCCCCCTGAAGGGCCAGATCGAGCATGACGTGCGCGCCGCCGCGCTGACCGTGCCCGGCGTGCAGGAGGCCGTGATCACCTTCGGCGCGATGGTCCGCGCCGCCGCGCAGCCCGCCCTGCCCGGCGTGAAACACGTCCTGCTGGTCGGCAGCGGCAAGGGCGGCGTGGGCAAGAGCAGCGTCGCCGTGAACCTCGCCGCGAGCCTCGCCATGGACGGCGCGCGGGTCGGGCTGCTCGACGCGGACGTGTACGGTCCCAGCGTGGCGCACATGCTCGGCCAGAGCGGCGCGAAGGTCACAGCGAACGAGGAGCGCAAGATGCGCCCCCTGGACGCCCACGGCGTGCGCTTCATCTCCATGGCGAACCTCTCCCCGGCCGGGCAGGCGCTGGTGTGGCGTGGGCCGATGCTGCACTCCGCCATCCAGCAGTTCCTGAAAGACGCCGCGTGGGGCGACTTGGACTACCTGATCGTGGACCTGCCCCCGGGCACCGGCGACGTGCAGCTGTCCCTGACGCAGACCATCCAGGTGACGGGCGCCGTGATCGTCACCACCCCGCAGGACGTGGCCCTGATCGACGCCACGCGCGCGCTGGACATGTTCCGCAAGGCCAGCGTGCCCGTGCTCGGCGTCATCGAGAACATGAGCTACTTCGTGGCGCCCGACACCGGCGTCACGTACGACATCTTCGGCCGGGGCGGCAGCCGCAAGCTGGGCGACCACACCCCCCTGGGCGAGATCCCGCTGGAGGTCAGCGTGCGCCAGGACGCCGACGCCGGCACGCCCGCCGTGCTGGCCCACCCGGACAGCCCGGCCGCCTTGGCGCTGCGGCAGGCCGCCCGCGCGCTGGCCGGGCAGGTCAGCGTCCGCACCCTCGCGCACCTGCCCGATCAGCTGACCGTCGTATGA
- a CDS encoding helix-turn-helix transcriptional regulator codes for MSAATLAPAGAERTKTRLLELVKRHGPQTAQDLAQRLDVSVPAARRHLSDLQEQGLLESRTERPGGRGRPQHVFALTDRGEAAFPKTYSSLCVDVLRHIEGLFGGDALLKVLDARNAEIAERLRADLPAELPLGERVQALVGRLNEYGFDATAEQDEQGGWVFTQRNCPNLTVARQYAQLCSAEITLYTDLLGVPVARDTRIACGQACCRYRVG; via the coding sequence GTGAGCGCCGCGACCCTCGCCCCGGCCGGTGCCGAGCGCACGAAGACCCGCCTGCTGGAACTCGTCAAGCGGCACGGTCCGCAGACCGCGCAGGACCTCGCGCAGCGGCTGGACGTCAGCGTGCCCGCCGCCCGGCGGCACCTGAGCGACCTGCAGGAACAGGGGTTGCTGGAGTCCCGCACCGAGCGGCCGGGCGGTCGCGGGCGGCCCCAGCACGTCTTCGCGCTGACCGACCGGGGCGAGGCGGCCTTCCCGAAAACCTACTCCAGCCTGTGCGTGGACGTCCTGCGCCACATCGAGGGCCTGTTCGGCGGCGACGCGCTGCTGAAGGTGCTCGACGCGCGCAACGCCGAGATCGCCGAGCGGCTGCGCGCTGACCTGCCCGCCGAGCTGCCGCTGGGTGAGCGGGTGCAGGCCCTGGTGGGCCGCCTGAACGAGTACGGCTTCGACGCCACCGCCGAGCAGGACGAGCAGGGCGGGTGGGTGTTCACGCAGCGCAACTGCCCGAACCTGACCGTCGCGCGGCAGTACGCGCAGCTGTGCAGCGCCGAGATCACGCTGTACACGGACCTGCTGGGCGTGCCGGTCGCCCGCGACACCCGCATCGCCTGCGGGCAGGCCTGCTGCCGCTACCGGGTCGGGTAG
- a CDS encoding 2'-5' RNA ligase family protein has protein sequence MGLFLPTLDDAPSPLYSIVAWPPEALDSWLRRLQDRLNVRGFGLPHLNVRAPFQTPLRSAELVAVCRDVLRGQPAFDVQVRGWKQLPGVIFLECELSPDLRALHDRTLSIEPSSRARYDGPEYRPHLTLALGVLKWAEPILWEEIQHLTPPVTHFRVEALSLTREHRGEVQELHTFPLLETGADPEPVGSTPPSAAPAPS, from the coding sequence ATGGGTCTGTTCCTGCCCACGCTGGACGACGCGCCCAGCCCGCTGTACTCCATCGTGGCGTGGCCGCCCGAGGCGCTCGACAGCTGGCTGCGCCGCCTCCAGGATCGCCTGAACGTGCGCGGCTTCGGGCTGCCGCACCTGAATGTCCGGGCGCCCTTCCAGACCCCGCTGCGCAGCGCCGAACTCGTGGCGGTCTGCCGCGACGTGCTGCGCGGCCAGCCCGCCTTCGACGTCCAGGTGCGCGGCTGGAAGCAGCTGCCCGGCGTGATCTTCCTGGAATGCGAGCTGAGCCCGGACCTGCGCGCCCTGCATGACCGCACCCTGAGCATCGAACCCAGCAGCCGCGCCCGCTACGACGGCCCGGAGTACCGCCCGCACCTGACGCTGGCGCTGGGCGTCCTGAAGTGGGCCGAGCCGATCCTGTGGGAGGAGATCCAGCACCTCACGCCGCCGGTCACGCACTTCCGGGTGGAGGCGCTGAGCCTGACCAGGGAGCACCGGGGCGAGGTGCAGGAACTGCACACCTTCCCGCTGCTGGAAACAGGGGCCGACCCGGAACCGGTCGGGTCCACACCGCCCAGCGCGGCGCCCGCGCCCAGCTGA
- a CDS encoding bifunctional 3-deoxy-7-phosphoheptulonate synthase/chorismate mutase, whose translation MTHQRSIEDLRAEVDQINRDLLTLLSKRGEVVAQIGHAKTQEGRPNHYDPAREDKQLKEIESLNQGPFTSAAVKAIFKEIFKASLDLEESNDKKQLLVSRKVKSEDTVLDIDGVRIGGDAPPIIVAGPCSIESEEQMEQTAAFLAAKGVKILRGGAYKPRTSPYGFQGMGVDGLILGSRVAKEHGMLFVTEVMDTRDVEIVAEHADILQVGARNMHNFALLREVGRSRRPVLLKRGLSATIEEWLYAAEYILSEGNNEVILCERGIRTYEKWTRNTLDLSAVALAKQETHLPVIVDVTHAAGRRDLLIPLAKAALAVGADGIHVEVHPSPATALSDNEQQLDFAGYDKFSESLSSLLRQPARV comes from the coding sequence ATGACCCACCAGCGCAGCATCGAGGACCTCCGCGCCGAGGTCGACCAGATCAACCGTGACCTGCTCACCCTGCTCTCCAAACGCGGCGAGGTCGTCGCGCAGATCGGGCACGCCAAGACCCAGGAAGGCCGCCCGAACCACTACGACCCGGCCCGCGAGGACAAGCAGCTCAAGGAGATCGAATCCCTGAACCAGGGCCCGTTCACGAGCGCGGCCGTGAAGGCGATCTTCAAGGAGATCTTCAAGGCCAGCCTGGACCTGGAAGAGAGCAACGACAAGAAGCAGCTGCTCGTCTCCCGCAAGGTCAAGAGCGAGGACACCGTGCTCGACATCGACGGCGTGCGCATCGGTGGGGACGCCCCGCCCATCATCGTGGCCGGGCCCTGCTCGATCGAGAGCGAGGAGCAGATGGAGCAGACGGCCGCGTTCCTGGCGGCCAAGGGCGTGAAGATCCTGCGCGGCGGCGCGTACAAGCCCCGCACCAGCCCCTACGGCTTCCAGGGCATGGGCGTGGACGGCCTGATTCTGGGCAGCCGCGTCGCCAAGGAGCACGGCATGCTGTTCGTGACCGAGGTCATGGACACCCGTGACGTGGAGATCGTCGCGGAGCACGCCGACATCCTGCAGGTGGGCGCGCGCAACATGCACAACTTCGCGCTGCTGCGCGAGGTGGGCCGCTCGCGCCGCCCGGTGCTCCTCAAGCGCGGCCTGAGCGCCACCATCGAGGAGTGGCTGTACGCCGCCGAGTACATCCTCTCCGAGGGCAACAACGAGGTGATCCTCTGCGAGCGCGGCATCCGCACGTACGAGAAGTGGACCCGCAACACCCTCGACCTGTCGGCCGTGGCGCTCGCCAAGCAGGAGACGCACCTGCCGGTCATCGTGGACGTCACGCACGCCGCCGGGCGCCGCGACCTGCTGATCCCGCTCGCCAAGGCGGCCCTCGCGGTCGGTGCGGACGGCATCCACGTGGAGGTGCACCCCAGCCCCGCCACCGCCCTGAGCGACAACGAGCAGCAGCTGGACTTCGCCGGGTACGACAAGTTCAGCGAGTCCCTGAGCAGCCTGCTGCGCCAGCCCGCCCGCGTGTAA
- a CDS encoding globin → MTAPISLNAGGSLYDRIGPDALAVLVTRFYAHVAQDPQLTPIFPDDLAVTAEKQLAFPTGFLGGPPLYHERYGHPRLRARHLPFEITPARARAWLACMNAALRDTPQIGADDARELYAALSRVAVHMVNAQDHPAS, encoded by the coding sequence ATGACGGCTCCCATCTCCCTGAACGCGGGCGGCAGCCTGTACGACCGGATCGGTCCGGACGCGCTGGCGGTCCTCGTCACGCGGTTCTACGCGCACGTGGCGCAGGACCCGCAGCTCACGCCGATCTTCCCGGACGACCTGGCGGTCACCGCCGAGAAGCAGCTGGCGTTCCCGACCGGCTTCCTGGGCGGCCCGCCGCTGTACCACGAACGCTACGGCCACCCGCGGCTGCGGGCGCGGCACCTGCCGTTCGAGATCACCCCGGCGCGCGCGCGGGCGTGGCTGGCCTGCATGAACGCGGCCCTGCGCGACACGCCGCAGATCGGCGCGGACGACGCGCGGGAACTGTACGCGGCGCTGTCGCGCGTGGCGGTGCACATGGTGAACGCGCAGGACCACCCCGCCTCCTGA
- a CDS encoding ABC transporter permease: MLTLLNLEFRKLFGARSVRLALLVTLLLPLLWTFAPRLDQLFTPGQAADLVSGWQLPFISIFMSIQFLLPLFIAVMAAEMIGAEVAHGTLAPLLLRPVDRTRVILSKLIVAVTYPFVLLFTTLLGSLIAGLPLGFGTFNGGTGFDAANLVGVGVLSSQAAFLEVLRGTLLAGVSLMPIAALALLFGILYLNTAAAALATFATLIVMRLFVVLPQAVQPILLTSYFDLFMRSQQGSIGKDLILLLIYTAGFGLLSILAFDRRDV, encoded by the coding sequence ATGCTGACCCTGCTCAACCTGGAATTCCGCAAGCTGTTCGGGGCGCGCAGCGTCCGGCTGGCCCTGCTGGTCACGCTGCTGCTGCCGCTGTTGTGGACGTTCGCGCCGCGCCTGGATCAGCTGTTCACGCCCGGCCAGGCCGCCGATCTGGTCAGCGGCTGGCAACTGCCCTTCATCAGCATCTTCATGAGCATCCAGTTCCTGCTGCCGCTGTTCATCGCCGTGATGGCCGCCGAGATGATCGGGGCCGAGGTGGCGCACGGCACCCTGGCGCCGCTGCTGCTGCGCCCGGTCGACCGCACCCGGGTGATTCTCAGCAAGCTGATCGTGGCCGTCACCTACCCCTTCGTGCTGCTGTTCACGACCCTGCTGGGTTCCCTGATCGCGGGCCTGCCGCTGGGCTTCGGGACCTTCAACGGCGGCACCGGTTTCGACGCCGCGAACCTGGTCGGGGTGGGGGTGCTCAGCAGTCAGGCCGCGTTCCTGGAGGTGCTGCGCGGCACGCTGCTGGCCGGGGTGTCGCTGATGCCGATTGCCGCGCTGGCCCTGCTGTTCGGCATCCTGTACCTGAACACGGCCGCCGCCGCGCTGGCGACCTTCGCCACGCTGATCGTCATGCGGCTGTTCGTGGTGCTGCCGCAGGCGGTGCAGCCCATCCTGCTCACCTCCTACTTCGACCTGTTCATGCGCAGCCAGCAGGGCAGCATCGGCAAGGACCTGATCCTGCTGCTGATCTACACGGCGGGCTTCGGCCTGCTGAGCATCCTGGCCTTCGACCGGCGCGACGTGTAA
- a CDS encoding ABC transporter ATP-binding protein, whose translation MTKQAAPAVPAIEVRGLHKSYGATTVLEDVNLTVTSGEVYALTGPNGAGKTSLIRTVTGLAFPSAGDVRLLGRDVHADGQRARAYLGAVVEAPAKFYPQFTGTQNLQIHANLSAMAPGGRKIGRDRIREVLALLELTRMADRRVGEYSLGQRQRLGVASAILAEPKVLILDEPTSGLDPLGIGLIHRIVTSLATSGCAVVLSTHHLREIATYAHTVGILTGGRLVDTVDLRSRQAAYRFRVDDPVGAAAVLERLPFVRRVSTRTPYAIAHLGGESRVPDALAHLHSEGIRVFEASPDHFDLYEYYRERVEQA comes from the coding sequence GTGACCAAGCAAGCAGCGCCAGCCGTTCCGGCCATCGAGGTCCGGGGGCTGCACAAGTCCTACGGTGCCACCACCGTCCTGGAGGACGTGAACCTGACCGTCACGTCCGGAGAGGTCTACGCCCTGACCGGCCCGAACGGCGCCGGCAAGACCAGCCTGATCCGCACCGTGACCGGCCTCGCCTTTCCGTCCGCCGGGGACGTCCGCCTGCTGGGCCGCGACGTCCACGCCGACGGGCAGCGCGCCCGCGCGTACCTGGGGGCGGTGGTGGAGGCCCCGGCCAAGTTCTACCCGCAGTTCACGGGCACCCAGAACCTCCAGATTCACGCGAACCTGTCCGCCATGGCGCCGGGCGGCCGCAAGATCGGCCGCGACCGGATCCGCGAGGTGCTGGCGCTGCTCGAACTGACCCGCATGGCCGATCGCCGCGTCGGGGAGTACTCGCTGGGCCAGCGGCAGCGCCTGGGGGTGGCGAGCGCCATCCTGGCCGAACCGAAGGTGCTCATCCTGGATGAACCGACCAGCGGCCTCGACCCCCTGGGCATCGGGCTGATCCACCGGATCGTGACCAGTCTCGCGACCAGCGGCTGCGCGGTCGTGCTCAGCACCCACCACCTGCGCGAGATCGCCACCTACGCCCACACGGTCGGCATCCTGACCGGCGGGCGGCTGGTGGACACCGTGGATCTGCGCTCGCGGCAGGCGGCCTACCGCTTCCGGGTGGACGACCCGGTCGGCGCGGCCGCCGTCCTCGAACGCCTGCCCTTCGTGCGGCGCGTGAGCACCCGCACCCCCTACGCGATCGCGCACCTGGGCGGCGAGTCCCGGGTGCCCGACGCGCTCGCCCACCTGCACAGCGAGGGCATCCGGGTCTTCGAGGCCAGCCCGGATCACTTCGACCTGTACGAGTACTACCGCGAACGCGTGGAGCAAGCCTGA
- a CDS encoding superoxide dismutase family protein, which produces MRHLITAGLLGGAALGGALLGSVGLAGGAGMPMAPAAAPASTPLRATAALRDAAGQVLGTATFEQQGAGVTVRVRVSGLTPGQHGMHVHEFGRCTPGVDAATNTVVPFGGAGGHFDPGMSRNHDSPQTDNRAGHGGDLPMLTVGADGTGQASFTTMKLSLSGMAGVLNRSLVIHAQPDDYRSDPAGMTGARERCGVITRESFSVRDYPLPGPQDFPEGVAVDAARGVAYTGSAASGTIYAVNLASGAVSKFAEGGGQGRATALGLKVDAQGRVWAAGGASGTVSVLRPDGFPVAILNTPKSPNAYVNDLTPAPDGNVYVTDSSRPVIFRVTPDLKLSAWLDLDGTPIRYAPGINLNGIVATPDGRALLTVQLNTGDLWRIDLRTKAVRRVMGGLTRGDGLLLDGRTLYVVRNAEQVITKVALNADYTAGQVVAEEPLMGLRFPTTLAAIGGDLIVAQGQLDKLQGGTPETPFKLTRFKKF; this is translated from the coding sequence ATGCGGCATCTGATCACGGCAGGGCTTCTGGGTGGCGCGGCACTGGGCGGCGCACTGCTGGGCAGCGTGGGCCTCGCGGGGGGGGCTGGCATGCCCATGGCGCCGGCCGCTGCTCCGGCTTCCACGCCGCTGCGGGCCACGGCCGCCCTGCGCGACGCTGCCGGGCAGGTGCTGGGCACCGCCACCTTCGAGCAGCAGGGCGCGGGCGTGACTGTCCGCGTGCGCGTGAGCGGCCTGACACCCGGTCAGCACGGCATGCACGTGCATGAGTTCGGGCGCTGCACCCCAGGCGTGGACGCCGCGACGAACACGGTCGTGCCGTTCGGCGGGGCGGGCGGGCACTTCGATCCCGGCATGAGCCGCAACCATGACAGCCCCCAGACCGACAACCGCGCCGGGCACGGCGGGGACCTCCCGATGCTGACCGTCGGCGCGGACGGCACCGGCCAGGCGAGCTTCACCACCATGAAACTCAGCCTGAGCGGTATGGCCGGCGTCCTGAACCGCTCGCTGGTCATCCACGCCCAGCCGGACGACTACCGGAGTGACCCGGCCGGCATGACGGGCGCGCGGGAACGCTGCGGCGTGATCACACGTGAGAGCTTCAGCGTGCGCGACTACCCGCTGCCCGGCCCGCAGGACTTCCCCGAAGGGGTCGCCGTCGATGCGGCGCGCGGCGTGGCCTACACGGGCAGCGCGGCCAGCGGCACGATCTACGCCGTGAACCTCGCCAGCGGCGCCGTATCGAAGTTCGCCGAGGGCGGCGGCCAGGGCCGCGCCACGGCGCTGGGCCTGAAGGTGGACGCGCAGGGCCGCGTGTGGGCGGCGGGCGGCGCGAGCGGTACCGTCAGCGTCCTGCGCCCCGACGGCTTCCCGGTCGCGATCCTGAACACCCCGAAGTCCCCGAACGCGTACGTGAACGACCTGACGCCCGCGCCGGACGGGAACGTGTACGTGACGGATTCCAGCCGCCCCGTGATTTTCCGGGTCACGCCCGACCTGAAACTCAGCGCCTGGCTGGACCTTGACGGCACACCCATCCGTTACGCGCCGGGCATCAACCTGAACGGGATCGTGGCCACCCCGGACGGGCGGGCGCTGCTGACCGTGCAGCTGAACACCGGCGACCTGTGGCGCATCGACCTGCGCACGAAGGCCGTGCGGCGCGTCATGGGCGGCCTGACCCGCGGTGACGGGCTGCTGCTCGACGGGCGGACGCTGTACGTGGTGCGCAACGCCGAACAGGTGATCACGAAGGTCGCCCTGAACGCCGACTACACTGCCGGGCAGGTCGTGGCCGAGGAACCCCTGATGGGCCTGCGCTTCCCCACCACCCTCGCGGCGATCGGCGGCGATCTGATCGTCGCGCAGGGCCAGCTCGACAAACTGCAGGGCGGCACGCCCGAAACGCCGTTCAAGCTGACCCGATTCAAGAAATTCTAA
- a CDS encoding PQQ-dependent sugar dehydrogenase, with the protein MKTLTHLLGLAALLSAAATAQTAPPTPRPISPGEPPVTVTATRNEPTPLEFTADKLARLTVPAGFTLKVMATGLGNARMLHVMPDGGIYLSRRAQGDVWYLKDTDRDGLISAAERRQVAQNMKLAHGMDVKDGRLYVVGEKTIWVMDMARDGSLSVPRVFADGFPDAGQHPARSLKWGPDGFLYASFGSTNNDAPTPNPEEATLLRISPDGKTREVYARGLRHTIGFGWHPLSGVLYGADQGSDWHGDNIPPEEINVIQRGKNYGWPFCYGDRQPDPYVNVGNIPGKITKAEYCAGTQGSVLNYTAHAAAIAMNYYTGTQFPADYRNDAFIAYRGSWNRTEPSGYEIARVVFDAQNRPQSIEPFVTGFVFQDGDVWKQFGRVAGVATYTDGSLLFTDDQSGVIYRVMYTGGN; encoded by the coding sequence ATGAAGACCCTGACCCACCTGCTGGGCCTCGCCGCGCTGCTGAGCGCGGCCGCCACGGCGCAGACCGCCCCCCCCACCCCCCGGCCCATCTCGCCGGGCGAGCCGCCCGTCACCGTCACCGCGACCCGCAACGAACCCACGCCGCTGGAATTCACGGCCGACAAGCTCGCGCGCCTGACCGTCCCCGCCGGGTTCACCCTGAAGGTCATGGCGACCGGGCTGGGCAACGCCCGCATGCTGCACGTCATGCCCGACGGCGGCATCTACCTGTCGCGCCGCGCCCAGGGGGACGTGTGGTACCTCAAGGACACCGACCGTGACGGCCTGATCAGCGCGGCCGAGCGGCGGCAGGTGGCGCAGAACATGAAGCTGGCGCACGGCATGGACGTGAAGGACGGCCGGCTGTACGTGGTGGGCGAGAAGACCATCTGGGTCATGGACATGGCGCGCGACGGGTCGCTCAGCGTGCCGCGCGTGTTCGCCGACGGCTTCCCGGACGCCGGACAGCACCCGGCCCGCAGCCTGAAATGGGGCCCCGACGGATTCCTGTACGCCAGCTTCGGCTCGACGAACAACGACGCGCCTACCCCCAACCCCGAGGAGGCCACCCTGCTGCGCATCAGCCCCGACGGCAAGACCCGCGAGGTGTACGCACGCGGCCTGCGTCACACCATCGGCTTCGGCTGGCACCCCCTGAGCGGCGTGCTGTACGGCGCGGACCAGGGCAGCGACTGGCACGGCGACAACATCCCCCCCGAGGAGATCAACGTCATTCAGCGCGGGAAGAACTACGGCTGGCCCTTCTGCTACGGCGACCGGCAGCCCGACCCGTACGTGAACGTGGGGAACATCCCCGGGAAGATCACCAAGGCCGAGTACTGCGCGGGGACGCAGGGCAGCGTCCTGAACTACACGGCGCACGCGGCGGCCATCGCCATGAACTACTACACCGGCACGCAGTTCCCCGCCGACTACCGCAACGACGCGTTCATCGCCTACCGCGGCTCGTGGAACCGCACCGAACCCAGCGGCTACGAGATCGCCCGCGTGGTGTTCGACGCGCAGAACCGCCCGCAGTCCATCGAGCCCTTCGTGACCGGCTTCGTCTTCCAGGACGGCGACGTCTGGAAGCAGTTCGGGCGGGTGGCGGGGGTCGCCACGTACACCGACGGCAGCCTGCTGTTCACCGACGACCAGAGCGGCGTCATCTACCGCGTGATGTACACGGGAGGAAACTGA
- a CDS encoding alpha/beta fold hydrolase → MKRTLTTLTALLATAALAGGAQGQTVPDRGTVTVNGSTVFYKATGSGQPLLLIHGYPLSGELFKNNRALLARNFRVITVDLPGFGMSRAPSADASIENYASTVLGVMDALKLNQVVAGGMSMGGMTLFQMYKMAPERFKGLIFIDTTADPSGVAEKANWLGTGQQAQEKGVASLVDILMPRMLTGESRMKMPNQVMHLGSLVKQASLNGAVGGAAALANRPDANPILPTIRVPTLYLFGAEDNLTPPEVAMKMQMNTPGSRLVLIPGAGHAATFEKADAAARAMNDFALSLR, encoded by the coding sequence ATGAAACGTACCCTGACCACCCTGACTGCCTTACTGGCCACCGCCGCTCTCGCCGGGGGTGCCCAGGGGCAGACCGTGCCCGACCGCGGCACCGTGACCGTGAACGGCTCGACCGTGTTCTACAAGGCGACCGGCAGCGGGCAGCCGCTGCTGCTCATCCACGGGTACCCGCTGAGCGGCGAGCTGTTCAAGAACAACCGCGCGCTGCTCGCCCGGAACTTCCGCGTGATCACCGTGGACCTGCCCGGCTTCGGCATGAGCCGCGCCCCGAGCGCGGACGCCAGCATCGAGAACTACGCCAGCACCGTGCTGGGGGTCATGGACGCCCTGAAACTGAATCAGGTCGTGGCGGGCGGCATGAGCATGGGCGGCATGACGCTGTTCCAGATGTACAAGATGGCCCCCGAGCGCTTCAAGGGCCTGATCTTCATCGACACGACCGCCGATCCCAGCGGCGTGGCCGAGAAGGCCAACTGGCTGGGCACCGGGCAGCAGGCCCAGGAGAAGGGCGTCGCCAGCCTCGTGGACATCCTGATGCCGCGCATGCTGACCGGCGAGAGCCGCATGAAGATGCCCAATCAGGTCATGCACCTGGGCAGCCTCGTGAAGCAGGCCAGCCTGAACGGCGCCGTGGGCGGCGCGGCGGCCCTGGCCAACCGCCCGGACGCGAACCCGATCCTGCCGACCATCCGGGTACCCACCCTGTACCTGTTCGGCGCGGAGGACAACCTCACCCCGCCCGAGGTCGCCATGAAGATGCAGATGAACACCCCGGGCAGCCGACTCGTGCTGATCCCCGGCGCCGGGCACGCCGCCACCTTCGAGAAGGCCGACGCGGCGGCGCGCGCCATGAACGACTTCGCCCTCAGCCTGCGCTGA